The following proteins are co-located in the Microcystis wesenbergii NRERC-220 genome:
- a CDS encoding PulJ/GspJ family protein: MRFYLEYINHLGRLQKKSAHRRLQAGFTITEVLLAGVMMLIAVLVSGIGVINLLRSNYRANADSEIRNNLNRTLEFVSDDLRRARIIAPTEAAIDTTQVPDWGKIKVDKEALAVLAFRIPDPNNPIIALPGQIVYYTTDPENSLTGPRVLWRYGPNLDANGNYDITSSWQHSPVTDMLAEDAVNPNCPTDFNRIPANPSSADGFYTCVRTGGDQVILNANAQVEMTTLTAGKRDKVDYAASTRVATRAICSKSDPICLITPPEPTFDLGANIGAKKIETIPVLTTAANVMAELIQGPDCSPCTVAASPDPNAQPTGVAIPSTLQVNAGEAVIINVNDLYNNRTVDPNTGKTIEAYTSKSSGSPISLNNNQVLLVFTTSTTPLNSYQVLLTITPR, translated from the coding sequence ATGCGTTTTTATTTAGAGTATATCAATCACTTAGGTCGTTTACAGAAAAAATCCGCCCATCGTCGTCTGCAAGCGGGTTTCACGATTACAGAAGTTTTACTGGCAGGTGTAATGATGCTGATTGCCGTCTTGGTGTCGGGAATTGGCGTGATTAACCTGCTCAGAAGCAATTATCGAGCTAATGCCGATAGTGAAATCCGAAATAATCTTAATCGTACTCTAGAGTTTGTTTCAGACGACCTGAGACGGGCAAGAATTATCGCTCCGACTGAAGCTGCGATCGATACGACTCAAGTACCCGATTGGGGAAAAATAAAAGTAGACAAAGAAGCGCTAGCAGTTCTTGCTTTCCGAATTCCCGACCCCAACAATCCCATCATTGCGCTCCCTGGCCAGATCGTTTACTATACCACAGACCCTGAAAATAGCTTAACCGGTCCGCGAGTCTTGTGGCGCTATGGTCCGAACTTGGACGCTAATGGCAACTACGATATTACTTCTTCTTGGCAACATTCCCCCGTCACTGATATGTTAGCAGAGGATGCTGTTAACCCCAATTGTCCTACGGATTTTAACCGAATCCCCGCCAATCCTAGCAGTGCGGACGGTTTTTATACCTGTGTTCGCACAGGTGGTGATCAAGTGATTTTGAATGCCAACGCTCAGGTAGAGATGACTACTCTGACTGCTGGAAAAAGGGATAAAGTTGACTACGCTGCCAGTACCAGAGTTGCCACCAGAGCTATCTGTAGTAAAAGTGACCCAATTTGCCTCATAACCCCTCCTGAGCCCACTTTTGATCTGGGAGCTAATATAGGAGCTAAGAAAATAGAAACTATACCCGTCCTTACCACAGCAGCAAATGTTATGGCTGAACTTATTCAAGGCCCCGATTGTTCCCCCTGCACTGTGGCTGCTTCGCCTGACCCTAATGCTCAGCCAACAGGAGTAGCTATTCCTTCAACTCTTCAGGTAAATGCTGGAGAAGCTGTTATTATAAATGTCAATGACCTGTATAATAACCGAACTGTGGATCCCAATACGGGTAAAACAATAGAGGCATATACCTCTAAAAGCAGCGGTTCACCCATCTCCCTTAATAATAACCAAGTTTTATTGGTGTTTACGACGAGTACGACTCCGCTAAACTCCTATCAGGTTTTATTAACTATTACCCCTCGCTAA
- a CDS encoding MBL fold metallo-hydrolase, which yields MKRRNFILSAGASFLTVGVSAVLAETKPKPTNPTSPQKPDNSLLVQWLGHSCFLFTGGGQRVLVNPFRAIGCTAGFPLPKVEADIVLISSQLWDEGAAENLPGNPKILFEPGAYDLGKLKLQGISIAHDRMGGQRFGMNVAWRWTQAGISIVHLGGAAAPLALEQRILLGSPDLAFIPVGGGPKNYNPQEAKQAIEVLQPRIAVPTQYFTSAADKNACELVSVDEFLKLVKDKNIRLIEDNKLRIRAADLPKKGTLIRVFDYRKLLQKS from the coding sequence ATGAAAAGGCGAAATTTTATCTTATCGGCGGGGGCAAGTTTCTTAACCGTGGGAGTAAGCGCAGTTTTAGCGGAAACTAAACCGAAACCGACTAACCCCACTTCCCCCCAAAAACCCGATAATTCCCTCTTAGTTCAATGGTTGGGTCATAGTTGCTTTTTATTCACTGGAGGAGGGCAAAGAGTCCTAGTTAATCCCTTCCGGGCGATTGGTTGTACGGCGGGTTTTCCTTTGCCAAAAGTAGAAGCAGATATCGTTTTAATTAGTAGTCAACTGTGGGATGAAGGGGCGGCCGAGAATTTACCCGGTAATCCGAAAATTTTGTTTGAGCCGGGGGCCTATGATCTTGGTAAATTAAAATTACAGGGCATTAGTATCGCCCACGATCGCATGGGTGGGCAACGTTTCGGTATGAATGTGGCCTGGCGTTGGACCCAAGCGGGGATTAGTATTGTCCATTTAGGGGGAGCAGCGGCCCCGCTCGCATTAGAACAAAGAATTCTCCTAGGTTCGCCAGATTTAGCTTTTATTCCCGTGGGAGGTGGTCCAAAAAATTATAATCCCCAAGAAGCAAAACAGGCGATCGAAGTTTTACAACCGCGAATTGCTGTCCCAACTCAATACTTTACCAGTGCCGCCGATAAAAATGCCTGTGAATTGGTGTCTGTAGATGAGTTTCTCAAGTTAGTCAAGGATAAAAATATCCGTTTAATCGAGGACAATAAATTACGGATTCGTGCCGCCGATTTACCGAAAAAAGGGACTCTCATTCGCGTGTTTGACTACCGCAAGCTGTTACAGAAATCCTAA
- a CDS encoding CYTH domain-containing protein, whose translation MTVEIERKFLVKGDSWRSLATGKLYRQGYIPTQEGLTTVRVRVVGDLGYLTIKGKTEGISRLEFEYAIPLEDAEIMLENLCKKPLIEKIRHRISLDDLTWEVDEFLGDNQGLIMAEIELEQEEQVITIPDWIGEEVTGDGRYYNSNLQKFPYKMWSL comes from the coding sequence ATGACTGTTGAAATTGAACGGAAGTTTCTGGTTAAAGGGGATTCTTGGCGATCGCTTGCGACCGGGAAGTTGTATCGTCAGGGATATATTCCTACCCAAGAGGGATTGACAACTGTGCGAGTTCGTGTAGTTGGAGATCTGGGTTATTTAACCATTAAAGGCAAGACTGAGGGTATTAGTCGGCTGGAATTCGAGTATGCAATTCCTCTAGAAGATGCGGAGATCATGTTAGAAAACCTCTGTAAAAAACCTTTAATTGAAAAAATTCGTCATCGCATTTCTTTGGATGATTTAACTTGGGAAGTTGATGAGTTTTTAGGAGATAATCAAGGTTTAATTATGGCTGAAATTGAGTTAGAACAAGAGGAGCAAGTCATTACTATTCCTGATTGGATCGGCGAAGAAGTCACGGGAGATGGGCGCTACTACAATAGCAACTTACAGAAATTTCCCTATAAAATGTGGTCATTGTAG
- the nusB gene encoding transcription antitermination factor NusB encodes MPPRQQPRRIARELALLSLSQIKGNPENLEQQTLNDLILVAVRTLTLEIQETLETAAAEISRGNERILASDTKATNLKSAQTMVKEAISLTHNAINRLGTVIDFPEIVQLSSQYEVREYALELIGTVYRRRAEIEQELTSALVDWQLHRLPRIDRDILQIAVAEMLYLDIPQKVAINEAIELAKRYSDDEGYRFINGVLRRVTNKLNEAEKAVSTQS; translated from the coding sequence ATGCCTCCCCGTCAACAACCCCGCCGCATTGCCCGAGAACTTGCCCTTTTGAGTTTAAGTCAGATTAAAGGCAATCCTGAAAACCTGGAACAGCAAACTTTAAACGATTTAATTTTAGTCGCAGTTAGAACCTTAACCCTGGAAATTCAAGAAACCTTAGAAACTGCCGCTGCTGAAATTAGTCGTGGTAATGAACGAATTCTCGCTAGTGATACTAAGGCAACAAATCTAAAAAGCGCCCAAACCATGGTAAAAGAGGCAATTTCTCTTACCCATAATGCCATTAATCGTTTGGGAACCGTGATAGATTTTCCCGAAATTGTCCAGTTATCTAGTCAGTACGAAGTGCGGGAATATGCCCTAGAATTAATCGGTACAGTCTATCGTCGTCGTGCGGAAATCGAACAGGAATTAACCAGCGCTTTAGTAGATTGGCAACTGCATCGTTTACCAAGAATTGATCGGGATATCCTGCAAATTGCCGTGGCAGAAATGCTCTATCTCGATATACCTCAAAAAGTAGCAATTAATGAAGCGATCGAATTAGCCAAACGTTATTCTGATGATGAAGGTTATCGCTTTATTAATGGCGTTCTCCGACGGGTAACAAATAAGCTAAACGAAGCAGAAAAAGCCGTATCTACCCAGAGTTAA
- the gloA gene encoding lactoylglutathione lyase, with protein MRLLHTMLRVNNLQESLQFYCDVLGMKLLRQKDYPNGQFTLAFVGYGDEANHAVIELTYNWGVDRYEVGNAYGHIALGVDDIHSTCEKIKVLGGNVTREPGPMKHGSTVIAFVEDPNGYKIELIQLGTQGAAVATA; from the coding sequence ATGCGTCTCTTACACACCATGCTCCGGGTCAATAACTTGCAGGAATCTCTACAATTTTACTGCGATGTGCTAGGAATGAAGTTACTGCGCCAGAAAGACTATCCCAATGGTCAATTTACCCTCGCTTTCGTCGGTTATGGCGATGAGGCTAATCATGCTGTCATCGAACTGACCTATAATTGGGGAGTCGATCGCTACGAAGTGGGTAATGCTTACGGTCATATTGCCCTAGGCGTGGATGATATCCATAGCACCTGTGAGAAAATTAAAGTCCTTGGTGGTAATGTTACCAGGGAGCCGGGCCCGATGAAACACGGTTCTACGGTGATTGCTTTCGTGGAAGATCCTAATGGCTACAAGATCGAGTTAATTCAACTAGGAACCCAGGGTGCTGCCGTGGCTACGGCTTAA
- the trpE gene encoding anthranilate synthase component I — protein sequence MIFPDFDRFRQLAGQGNFIPVYQEWIADLETPVSAWYKICADQAYNFLLESVEGGETLGRYSFLGGDPVWVLEARGNTTTQTFRDGSQEIFSGDPFEILTQCLAPIVPVKLPQLPAGIGGLFGFWGYELINWIEPRVPIYPATDADLPDGIWMQVDNLIIFDQVKRKIWAIAYADTRGNNPDLAAAYQAACDQVTQLVLKLRLPLPTNAKTLELLPVGQGKELVYESNTTQEKFCQNVLKAKDYIKAGDIFQVVISQRLNANYQGHPFDLYRSLRLINPSPYMAFYNFKDWQIIGSSPEVMVKAERDELGKIKATVRPIAGTRRRGQNFSEDQALATDLLQDPKEIAEHIMLVDLGRNDLGRVCDRGTVKVDELMIIERYSHVMHIVSNVVGDLATDKTAWDLLKACFPAGTVSGAPKIRAMEIIHELEPCRRGPYSGVYGYYDFEGQLNSAITIRTMIVRPQGNQNYLVSVQAGAGLVADSEPEKEYEETLNKARGLLEAIRCLS from the coding sequence ATGATCTTCCCCGACTTCGATCGCTTTCGTCAACTCGCCGGCCAAGGTAACTTTATTCCTGTCTATCAAGAATGGATCGCTGACCTAGAAACGCCCGTTTCGGCCTGGTATAAAATTTGTGCCGATCAAGCCTACAATTTTTTATTAGAGTCGGTGGAAGGGGGCGAAACCTTGGGACGCTACAGCTTTTTAGGAGGCGATCCCGTCTGGGTATTAGAAGCGCGGGGAAACACCACTACCCAAACTTTTCGCGATGGTTCTCAAGAGATTTTTTCCGGGGATCCTTTCGAGATTTTAACTCAATGTTTAGCCCCGATTGTGCCGGTTAAATTGCCGCAATTACCCGCAGGAATAGGGGGTTTATTTGGTTTTTGGGGTTATGAATTAATTAATTGGATCGAACCGCGAGTGCCTATTTATCCCGCTACCGATGCCGATCTACCGGATGGTATTTGGATGCAGGTGGATAATCTGATTATTTTCGATCAAGTTAAACGGAAAATCTGGGCGATAGCTTATGCCGATACCCGGGGTAATAATCCCGATTTAGCGGCCGCTTATCAAGCGGCCTGCGATCAAGTGACCCAGTTAGTTCTCAAGTTACGATTACCCCTACCAACTAATGCCAAAACTCTAGAATTATTACCGGTTGGTCAGGGGAAAGAATTAGTCTATGAAAGCAATACAACTCAGGAAAAATTCTGTCAAAATGTCCTGAAAGCCAAGGATTATATCAAAGCGGGGGATATTTTTCAGGTGGTTATTTCCCAGCGTTTAAATGCCAATTATCAGGGTCATCCTTTCGATTTATATCGTTCCCTGCGTCTGATTAATCCTTCTCCTTACATGGCTTTTTATAACTTTAAGGATTGGCAGATTATTGGCTCTAGTCCTGAAGTGATGGTTAAGGCAGAACGGGACGAATTAGGTAAAATAAAGGCTACGGTCAGACCAATTGCTGGCACCCGTCGCCGGGGACAAAACTTCAGTGAAGACCAAGCTTTAGCAACGGATTTACTGCAAGATCCCAAAGAAATTGCCGAGCATATTATGTTAGTGGATTTGGGCAGAAATGATCTAGGCCGGGTGTGCGATCGAGGTACGGTCAAAGTGGATGAATTAATGATCATTGAACGTTATTCCCACGTTATGCACATTGTTAGTAATGTGGTGGGGGATTTAGCAACCGATAAAACTGCTTGGGATTTATTAAAAGCTTGTTTTCCGGCGGGAACCGTCAGTGGGGCCCCGAAAATTCGCGCCATGGAAATTATCCATGAATTAGAACCCTGTCGTCGTGGTCCCTATTCAGGGGTTTATGGTTACTACGATTTTGAGGGACAGTTAAATAGTGCGATCACGATTCGCACTATGATTGTTCGTCCCCAAGGTAATCAAAATTATCTGGTTTCTGTGCAAGCGGGAGCGGGGTTAGTAGCCGATTCTGAGCCGGAGAAAGAGTACGAAGAAACCCTCAACAAAGCGAGGGGTTTATTGGAGGCAATTCGCTGTTTAAGTTAG
- a CDS encoding photosystem I reaction center subunit II PsaD: MTELSGKAPKFGGSTGGLLAKADLEEKYAITWTSSKEQVFEMPTGGAAIMNEGENLLYLARKEHALALGTQLRTKFKPKIEDYKIYRIYPSGEVQYLHPADGVFPEKVNAGREFFGKKDRNIGKNPEPATIKFSGVTPYEA, encoded by the coding sequence ATGACAGAACTTTCTGGAAAAGCTCCTAAGTTCGGTGGCAGCACGGGCGGTTTACTCGCCAAAGCCGATCTGGAAGAAAAGTACGCCATCACCTGGACAAGCAGCAAAGAACAAGTCTTTGAAATGCCCACCGGTGGCGCCGCTATCATGAACGAAGGCGAAAATCTCCTCTATTTAGCCCGCAAAGAACACGCGCTCGCTCTTGGTACCCAATTGCGGACGAAATTCAAGCCCAAAATCGAAGATTACAAAATCTATCGGATTTACCCCAGTGGTGAAGTGCAGTATCTCCACCCTGCTGATGGTGTCTTCCCCGAAAAAGTTAACGCCGGTCGTGAATTTTTCGGCAAAAAAGACCGCAATATCGGCAAAAACCCCGAACCAGCGACAATTAAGTTCTCTGGTGTCACTCCCTACGAAGCATAA
- a CDS encoding ABC transporter permease, translated as MFLLKESRSFFRQGWTIAVLLIALLVSLPILSVASSLLTNSSQVWQHLIETVLWDYLVNSFWLMCGVGSGVLIIGVGTAWLTTMCQFPGCQQFQWLLLLPLAAPAYLLAYTYTNMMDYFGPVQTFLRSVFAWDSVEDYWFPSIRSLWGGILMLILVLYPYVYLLARVGFLEQSVCTVEASRSLGCNPWRGFFTVALPLARPAIMAGLALALMETLNDFGTVQYFGINAFTTGIYNTWFGMGDRIAAGQLSTVLMVFILVLVFLEQSSRRQVRYYEMTNRFQSPTKYELGLVRSFLAMISCFLPVFLGFIAPAFYLAYLAFNHAQETFNNDFFSLSGNSFFLASLSAIIAVVLALILAYGERLNPNKTLKLSVRIAAAGYAIPGIVIAVGVLIPIGKLDNFFNQGLNINLILSGTIFCVIFAYIVRFLAVAFSTLESSLSKIKPSLDDASRSLGYGTGATLIKVHIPLLSGGLLTAAMLVFVDVMKELPATLVLRPFNFDTLAVRVYQYASDERLVEAAAPALAIVLVGLIPVIFLSWQISRRAID; from the coding sequence ATGTTTTTGCTGAAAGAATCTCGCTCTTTTTTTAGACAGGGATGGACAATTGCGGTTTTACTAATTGCCCTGCTTGTTTCCCTGCCGATTTTATCGGTTGCCAGTAGTTTATTAACTAATTCTAGTCAAGTCTGGCAACATCTGATCGAAACTGTTCTCTGGGATTATCTGGTTAATTCTTTTTGGTTAATGTGCGGGGTGGGCAGCGGCGTTTTAATCATCGGTGTCGGCACCGCTTGGTTAACAACGATGTGTCAATTTCCCGGTTGTCAACAATTTCAATGGTTATTATTACTACCCCTTGCCGCTCCTGCCTATCTCTTGGCCTATACTTATACCAATATGATGGACTATTTTGGTCCGGTGCAGACGTTCTTAAGAAGTGTTTTCGCTTGGGATAGTGTCGAGGATTATTGGTTTCCTAGTATCCGTTCTCTCTGGGGGGGGATTCTGATGTTAATACTGGTGCTTTATCCCTACGTTTATCTGTTAGCAAGGGTCGGTTTTTTAGAACAATCTGTCTGTACGGTGGAGGCAAGTCGCTCCTTGGGATGTAATCCTTGGCGCGGTTTTTTTACCGTCGCTTTACCCCTAGCAAGACCGGCAATTATGGCGGGATTAGCTCTAGCTTTAATGGAAACTCTTAATGATTTTGGTACGGTGCAGTATTTCGGAATTAATGCTTTTACCACGGGGATTTATAATACTTGGTTCGGTATGGGCGATCGCATAGCAGCGGGGCAGTTATCAACAGTTTTAATGGTATTTATCCTCGTTTTAGTTTTCCTTGAACAATCCTCCCGTCGTCAAGTTCGTTACTATGAAATGACCAATCGTTTCCAGTCACCGACTAAGTACGAACTAGGACTTGTTCGGAGTTTCTTGGCAATGATCTCCTGTTTTTTACCAGTATTTCTTGGGTTTATTGCCCCCGCTTTCTATCTGGCCTATCTAGCCTTTAATCACGCCCAAGAAACTTTTAATAATGACTTTTTTAGTTTATCGGGAAACAGTTTTTTTCTGGCTAGTTTAAGCGCAATTATTGCGGTAGTTTTAGCTTTAATTCTCGCCTACGGGGAAAGACTTAATCCGAATAAAACTCTTAAGCTTTCTGTGCGGATTGCTGCCGCTGGTTACGCTATCCCCGGCATTGTTATCGCCGTGGGGGTTTTAATTCCTATCGGTAAACTAGATAACTTTTTCAATCAAGGATTAAATATCAATTTAATTCTGAGCGGCACGATTTTCTGTGTGATTTTTGCCTATATTGTCCGGTTTTTAGCCGTAGCTTTTTCCACGTTAGAATCGAGTTTAAGTAAAATTAAACCTAGTTTAGATGATGCTTCCCGCAGCCTTGGCTATGGCACTGGTGCCACTTTAATTAAAGTGCATATTCCTCTTTTATCGGGGGGATTATTGACGGCGGCTATGTTAGTTTTTGTCGATGTGATGAAGGAATTACCGGCTACTTTGGTCTTAAGACCTTTTAATTTTGATACCCTGGCGGTGCGCGTTTATCAATACGCCAGTGATGAACGTTTGGTGGAAGCGGCAGCCCCGGCCCTGGCCATAGTCCTAGTGGGATTAATTCCGGTAATCTTTTTAAGTTGGCAAATTTCCCGAAGGGCGATCGATTAA
- a CDS encoding anthranilate synthase component II — protein sequence MIIVIDNYDSFTYNLVQYLGELASEFPIAVPIEVYRNDKIDLATIEQMRPDGIVISPGPGRPVDAGISLELIAKFGPYMPILGVCLGHQSIGQVFGGDVVRAPVLMHGKTSPIYHNNEGVFQGLENPFTATRYHSLVVERSTMPDNLEITAWVEDGTVMGVRHRDYPHIQGVQFHPESILTTAGKELLRNFLRSL from the coding sequence TTGATAATCGTCATCGATAACTATGATAGTTTTACCTACAATTTAGTCCAGTATTTGGGAGAATTAGCCTCCGAGTTCCCGATCGCCGTGCCGATCGAGGTCTATCGTAATGATAAAATCGATCTGGCCACAATCGAACAAATGCGGCCGGATGGAATTGTCATTTCCCCCGGTCCCGGTCGTCCGGTCGATGCGGGCATATCTCTGGAATTAATCGCCAAATTTGGCCCCTATATGCCGATTTTGGGGGTCTGTCTCGGTCATCAAAGTATCGGTCAGGTATTCGGAGGGGATGTGGTCCGGGCCCCGGTCTTGATGCACGGCAAAACTTCGCCAATCTATCACAACAATGAAGGGGTATTTCAAGGGTTAGAAAATCCTTTTACTGCCACCCGTTACCATAGTTTAGTGGTCGAGCGCTCCACCATGCCGGATAATTTAGAGATCACGGCCTGGGTCGAAGATGGTACGGTCATGGGAGTCCGTCATCGGGATTACCCCCACATTCAAGGAGTACAATTTCATCCCGAAAGTATTTTAACCACTGCCGGCAAGGAACTTTTAAGAAACTTTCTCCGATCCCTCTAG